The genome window CAAAGTAGAGGTACATTTTCTTTAAATTGTAAAAGTAAATAGTTACTAGGATCTGTTTTGTCTCGTACTTTATCTTGCTATTAATAGCTGAAAATTGAACCTTGGGGTTTGAATTCTAGACTCCAATTAAGAATAAGTTTCCAAAGATGAATTGTCTTCAAATGTTAGCAGGAAGTTATAGCTTTCTGAGCTTAATATATGAAATGTATGATCCAATACTAGTTTTTGCAGAAGCGACTGTCTAGAATTTAATGTCCTATGACAATTCCAAGTTTGTAAATTGCCAATtcaataatgaaaaaaattgaagttttcTTTTGATGACTACCCTTTTGATTATCGATACAGGTGGAACTTCTAAGTCGACTGCATTCACCTTATCTGCTGTTGTTGATTGGCTACTGCTCAGAAAGCAATCACAAATTGCTGGTCTATGAGTTCATGGCAAACGGTGGTCTGCAGGAACATTTGTATCCCATCAGTGGTGAGTTGGTTGGGCGATGAGCTTAGAGTTTTCTTGTATTTAATTCATGACAATACCATAGACTGACCATATTTATTCTCTTTTTCGGGGTGCCTGTTCCGTGCGCTTTTGTGGCAACTTTGCAAGGTCTTCTTCATACGTCATGTAGCTTTCATCTGCCTCTGTCCTTTTAGATTTGGACTAGTCCCCATCATCCGACAATCATGATAATATTGATATGGTTAAAATAGATTGAATAGCAAGAGAAGTATGGGTCTCTATTCTTCCTCGGTAGACATGATTACATCTTTTGGCTAAGAATACTCTTAGTCATTAAGATAAATGCCAATTGTTGTGACACCACCCTGTTAACACACATGAGAGAAAGCAATTCTAAATCAaaggaaacaaataaaataatttggtGTAGAAGCTTATAAACAGAAAGCTTTAACTGAACCAAGTCTTCCAGGCCTTCAACTTAAAATATTGAACCTGAAACGTGAAACCACAATGATCTGGAGAAACTTTGGTGTTGAAAATTTCAAGTACGAACATCATTATGTCTCTTAATCCATATTACAAAGGACTAGGACCAGAAAAGCACTATTTGCATTTGAGGGAGAAAATCTGCAATACAGTATAAAATTGCAGAGCAGGACACTTTACACTGCAGCTAATTGGTACAATTAGCAGAAAAACACTTCTAAATTAGAAAGTTCAAAGCTTTATAACTTGGGCACAAGCAAGCAAAAGGGGACAAAGAAGAAGTAAAGATGCGAAAGCCTTTTTCATCTGTTAAGGATTGGTTATGTTTACTTGAGTGATGAGTGGCTCATATGTTGTTGTCTTTCCTGTCTTCAATTGGTTTTCCCCATTTccattaaccttttttttttttgctcttaaATTTAGGTTCTAATAACGTCTCTTCGAGCTTGGACTGGGATACTCGGTTGTGTATTGCATTAGAGGCGGCAAAAGGCTTGGAGTATCTGCACGAACATGTTAGTCCCCCGGTAATTCACAGAGATTTTAAAAGCAGCAACATTCTTTTGGATAGAAATTTTCATGCCAAAGTTTCTGACTTTGGGTTGGCCAAACTTGGATCTGAAAAAGTTGGTGGGCATGTTTCGACCCGGGTTTTGGGTACTCAAGGATATGTTGCCCCGGAGTAAGGAAGTTTCCTAGTTAATCTTTTGTCAGATTATGTTTGACTTTTCCTTGCACTTTTCTGGATTTCAACCTATCCTTTGATAAATTGACATTGAATTATTTACATGTTGCTACCCTACAGATATGCATTAACTGGGCATCTGACAACAAAATCAGATGTCTATAGTTATGGTATTGTTCTGCTGGAATTGCTGACGGGCAGAGTACCAGTTGATATGAAGAGGCCTCCAGGCGAAGGTGTTCTTGTATCCTGGGTAGGTTCCTTGACTAGTATCCTGCCACTGCTCCACATGGACCTCAGCAttttgcttttctccttttGCAATCTGAGTCAGAATATTTATGCTATTATCTATGTTATTTAGTCTGTTGCTTCTGGTTTCCTTGTTAGGCATTGCCACGACTCACAGATAGAGAAAAGGTTTTAGAGATTATGGATCCTAGATTGGACGGTCAATACTCAATGAAGGATGTTATCCAAATTGCGGCCATTGCCGCAATGTGTGTACAGCCTGAGGCTGACTACAGACCGCTGATGGCTGATGTTGTGCAATCCCTGGTCCCATTAGTCAAAAACCACCGTCCAACCTCAAGGGCTGGTAGCTGTTCTAGCTTCCATGGTCCCCAGTCTCCGAAGGTTTAGCAGGACAGTGATAAAGCAAGCAGGTGAAAATAATGGACTAAAATTCGTCTTTGTGGTTCTGAATTGTTCTATCCTTGTAAGCTAACAACTGGAGGGAACACTTCCATCAGTTATTCAAGACTCCTGCATTCTGTATCTCTTTTGACAGAAACTAGATTATCATGGTAAGCTTCCTGTGTGTTCTCTAAGTTATGCTTAATGATTATGCTTTAGTTGAACAGATGTTGCAAATGATAGAGTCAGGGATGTATTAATTCTTGTTTCAAACTAGTTGTTCAACATTAAATATGTCCAGTCCTTGTGAGGTGTAAGTCCACAGTATAATGATTTCTAATCAATATATTTCATATCTAGATCTGGTCATGGATTGCAGTTTCTGTGTGCGATGAAGGGTGCTGGAGCTATTTGTCATGCAGTTCTCAATTTTGAATGCTCCTATTGCTTCTTCTTATCTTAACCTAATAAGTCAGAAGTAGCTCCTTGTTAGTTGGTGCAGCGTTCTTTGAATGTCCAGTGTCATTTGGTAAAGTGTCCTTTTCCTCTACTTGTACAAATTTGCTCTTTAGTCACGTTTGGGCTAAGGCTATATCTGATTGGCCCATCTCATTTGACAGCATCAACTTAGCAGTACTTGCTTCACTGTTGATTTTATGGGGATCGCAGCATGCCATTCCTTTGCCATGGTCTGCAATGAGTAGGTAGCTTAGGACCAGCCACATTCTACTGTTTTTGGCTTCTCGAAGTGGGGGGTCAAATGTACTCTGCAATGCAATACAATTTGTCTTTGACAagtttttggaaggaaaagtaaACCACCTAAAATCttaattggaatgaaaagttacccaaacaaaaaaaaaaaaaaaaacggaagAAAGAAGTAATGGTTCAGCAGTTAATTTCAAGAATGTTGGTTTCTGTTGTTATGATACAGTACCAGATGAAGAATTATCTCCACGGATTGTgccaggtaaaaaaaaaaaaagtctaatcCTAACTATTTTTCTTTGCCTTCTTTACGTAGTACCGTAAATAAGAAGAGGTGGTATTCAAGAAGATTAGCTTGACTTGTGCATAAAAAAGACTGCTTTGCTAAAAGATAGACTTTCTCCATCCACAAGCATTAATTGGATACAAGAAAATATCTCCCGCGCGGTTTGAAATCTTTAGCCAGCGCGCTTGTTGACTGCTGTATGTGATTACGAAGTAATTCAGGGAGCAAAAGCCAGTCCGGCTATATCATTGTCAAGGCACACTCCACAAGGAATAATTCCATGCATGTTACTTGAAGGCGGAACTGACTAGTTACCAATATTTGCTTGATGCGCCATTCACAAATCAAATCAACTCCAATAATTTTCTTGAATAATGGTCCATATGCATTTACTTATCTAACCAACTCATTTAATTATCTAACTCGAGAGAATATTATTATTGATCCAAAAGTGCACTACTTTACGCAAATTCATAATCCCAATTGCGCTACATTCTAGACGAAAAAAACTTACATGCTcaaactaaaaatttttttgacatGCTAAAAATGTTCAACTAATACCCAATATTTGGGTGCCCTGTTTCTAGAGTAGTGTGGCAGAAACTGCTAAAGCTATGCTTGATTCAGAGAGCACCATTTCCATGGCAACAAGAGCTGCAATGAGTGTGTTCTCATTGGAAGTCCAGCTCTTTTCCTGATTACGCGCGAAGACTTGGTCTTGCTGTTGCAGTATACTGCTTGTGGAAAGCACGGAACCAGACTAATAATAATATTCCAACAAACTCCTACAGATGCTACAAAACTTGTGAATTGCTGGATGGAAGAAAAACCcacgaaacaaaaaagagagctGGGATTTAGTGATGGAACTTGGACTTTCTCATAATTGCTTTAGATGAATTCTTCGTGCAGATATATAATTATGATGCatttggatttaatttctttGTACGCTCTCCCTTTTCTGATCAATAAAAGCATGAAAGTTTACATTAAAAAGTATATACTattgttttttttcttccacGCATCGTCTTGGTAAATGATGCACATTTTCCACTGATTGTTGATTGGACGTCCTACCAAGTGGATTGCAACGTAAACCAATTTCTCAGCTTATAAGGTAGAGAAAAATCTAGTAAACAGTACAATGGATGTGTTTATCTCTTCTTGAGCACGACATTTGTTTTTTTCTTCCACAAATGCAGAGAAAACACTCACACACCACTCGTTTAAACGACGCAAAAGGCATCGAGAAATCGGCCCATTTGGACAATCTAAGAGGGACTCATAGAAAAACTCCATCCAGCCAATTGGTGACATGAAGAGCTCTCCATCCAGGAAGGCCAATTGAGCACGACATTTGCTGAAAACCAATTTCATGACTTTGCATTATCCTTTCATGTGACTATCACTCTATATATTACTTACGGATTATAATAGTCAAGCCTCACTAAGTTCCAACCCCattagaaaattggaaaactgaAAAACCTCTTTAAGTTCTACGCCATTAGTCGGCACGTTTTGTAGATTAAGAGGACAGGTTGCAATACCCTTTGTTGCATGGATGACTCTAGAAGCATTAGTCAATTCCCCTTTTAATTATGGTGTCTCCTACCTTCGTTTCCatcttttttcccccctttaCGGATGGCACTTTCGTTGTCATCCATTTAACCAGAGTGAAAGGATAAAAGATCTACGCGTTTAGACTTTGGTGCACCAACCAAAGTTTGAAATGTTACATGTAAACAGAAGAGCTTTTTCCTGCCCTGTTCTCCATTTCTCGTAAGCAGCATGCATGCTTACTTGTGCCTATAAATAGTTGGGAGTTCATGCACTTTTAATCAGCCATCTATCCCCAAGAAGCCTGTTTTGGAACCTATAGAATACTACCTAAAAAGAGCATAGTCATCATGGCCTTCAGAAACTATTTTGTCATTCTTTTGGTTACGTCAACTCTCGTTTGTTTTGCCAACGGACAACTCTCAGCTAACTTCTATGCTTCCACATGCCCAAATCTCCAAGCCATTGTGCGAAAGGCCATGACAGCAGCTGTTAACCAAGAgcaacggactggggcctccaTCCTACGCTTATTCTTTCATGATTGCTTCGTGAATGTAAGAACCCTTTTGCATTTCATCAAAGCAAGCACAAAGGCAATTGATAAAATGATTAGGAAACTACTATATATTATTATTCATGTACCATTGTTTATCCTTTTGTCTTGGACCCTATCTTTGGGTCGGTTATTACAAcgagttcaaattcaagcacTATATTATATCTGAGGCTCGAATGCTCATCATCAAGTTTGATCGAGtttaaatgaattttaaattgtgtgtgtgtgtctatatatataatttattatatTTACTAATATGAATCGTATATTGTGTTCTTTGTCTATTATTATATATAGTATTAATTTATAttacttgaacttgattgaGTTGATTTCAAGTTCAATTAaactaaaatgaaattaaacttGAGTTCAAATATTTTAACTCAATCAATTTCGCACTGTGCGAGTTCCACTCTTTTTCATCCCTACAATAAGCTATTCTTTGAAATAAAAATGTAGACTGCAGGATTCTATGCAGTTGGTGTTTTTGTCGAAGGCAAAAATCTATCGTACCTGGATCATTTCATGGCTAGAATTGGAATTTCTTTAGACTTCGGATTTCAAGACTCGAGTTCGACAATCATTGCATCCTTGAAATCCTTGTTCAATATTTCCCACGTCTTTTTATGAACAACCGATTGTAAACACCAGAGCATGCATTACTTTATGTCGGCAGTCGGCAGACCAGCTGTCACGCCAGCTTTTATCTTTGGTATTCTAGGGCTGTGACGGAGGTATACTGTTGGACGACACAGCAACTTTCAAAGGTGAAAAAACTGCACGTCCGAACAACGGGTCGGTAAGACGTTTTGAAGTGATTGACACCATCAAATCCAATGTTGAAGCCGCTTGTAAGGCGACGGTATCTTGTGCTGATATCCTTGCTCTAGCTGCTAGAGATGGAGTGGCCTTGGTAAGTTTTGATATAAAGCCTTGATTCCTTTGATAGTTATCTGCACCTGAAAGTACCTGCCCATATACTTTTTCCCACAACGTCTAGAGTACTTCACTTACTCCAGTGAAGTAGGCTGAGAGATTGATGATATTATGGAAGAAGGCATGGCATGGTTTTTCTTAGCACAACTCATTTGAAATCATGCATGTAAAAGATTGACTTAAAGATGTAGTACCATCAAGTTTTACTTTAAACCTTGAAAAACTTGTCTCTTTGTTCGAAAGTATACGTTGTGACTTGTTATTACGTAATATGACAAGTATTTTTTTGACTCtcaaaactctttttttttttttttctattattcCCTTCCCCTCGTAAGTCGTAATATGAGAGaaggataaaaaaattttataaaaaaaaacgatGTAATTATTTCGTATGAGGGTATTTGTATAGTCTATTTGTTACAATATGTGTTTTCATCCTTAATTAGTATTACACTGTCATAGTAAAAAAGGATCAATTAATATCCATACTTGGTGCAGCTTGGAGGACCAAGTTGGACAGTACCCCTCGGCAGAAGAGATGCAAGAACAGCAAGCTTCAGTGGTGCAAACAGCCAAATCCCTCCTCCTACTTCCTCCCTGTCAGCCCTAATCTCCAGGTTTGCTACCAAAGGCCTAAGCGCCCGGGATATGACCGCACTTTCCGGTGGCCACACCATCGGTCAAGCTAGGTGTACCTCATTTCGACCGCATATCTACAATGATACCGATATTGACCCAGCTTTTGCGGCCAAAAGAAAAGCCAATTGCCCATTATCAGGTGGTGACAACAATTTGGCACCCTTGGATCTTCAGACTCCTACTAAATTTGAAAACAATTACTACAAGAACCTTTTGGTTCGACGTGGGCTACTTCATTCAGACCAAGAACTGTTTAATGGTGGCTCTCAAGATGCGTTAGTCAGGACTTACAGCAGTAGTGAGGCTACTTTCAGGAGTGATTTTGTGGCTGCAATGATCAAAATGGGTAATATTAGCCCTCTTACTGGCACCCAAGGAGAGATTAGAAGGAACTGCAGGGTGGTTAATTGATTCACTGATGCTTGTTGTGCTgttgtttttttcttcttgctctAATGTCTTATTTTGGAGGTATTGgacaacatatatatatatatatatatatatatatagcgtGATTCTAGATGCGGTGGAATCAGCAAAAAGGAGCCAAAATAAGCTCGATATGTTTCTTCAACTTGTACCTTCAGATTGAATGAATCTTGATTGTTATTGTTTTTATGACTTATTCACAGGGGAAGGTTTCTCTATGTAGCACTTATTTATACTACTGTAATTTAAATAGAAACTGAAAGTTTGGCTTATTTTGTGGACAAAATAATCCAGTCCAAATCAACTCCACGTACGCTTATCTTGAATAATGGTCCATATGCAGTTAATTGTCCTACTCATAATTCCAAGAAATAATTGACCCAAAAGTGGATGGCAGCAGTGTGctgcaaatttccagcttactAGGTGGGAAAAAATATTGTACTCCCTTCGTCCCGTTTTAttagttttggttttttttttcacacagattaagaaagtataattaatttggttggaaacataaatttagattaataatttcctaaaatacccttatgctaatcaatGTAGTCAATGTATTGGAAAAGCTCAATGTATTTAATGTAGTGGGtgagtatttaataacaatatattaataacaagatatttaataagggtattttagacaatttgaaagattactacatttcttaatggAAAAGTAGACTATAATTTGGGacggacgaaaaaggaaaacaagactaacaaagtgggacggagggaataGTAAGATGTAATCATTGCTCTCTTCTTGACGACCATATTAATCATTTTTGTTGTCTGGCCAAATTGGAAAGTGAAACACTTCTAACGACACAGTACTATTGGTAGGCTTGTCTTGTTGAAAAAGAGGACGTCTTGTAACACGCTTTCTGTACTTTTCTTCCATGGAAGACCCCAGAAGCACAAGTCTACTCTCCCATTTTAGTTACGGGGTTTCATTTccacatttttgctttttttttttttttttatgttgttaTATATCCAGTCAATCAGAGTGAAGCCTGAAAATATATGCGTACGTGTTCAGACTTCAGTCAgcaaatttttaaatatcagATGTGAAAAGAATTTATTCCTTCTTTGGTTCTCAGCTGATCGGGTTTAGACAGGGAAGATTATAGACCCGTTTGACAAGTGTGTTACGTTCCACGTCTGATCGATCAAATACTTTTAAAATACGATTGATTGCTGAAAAATATACTATGTCGATTTGATGTATCGATCAAATTTAGATTGCCATTTTAAaggatttttataaaaaaaatatatcatagtgatttgatgtatataagataaaaagtcagatgaaaaatatattcacaaaaaatgaaaaaaaaatttcgcgaaaaatcacaatccaaacaaactgaTCAACCCATCACGATCTTTATACCTGGATGATCTCATCACGCATAAAACTGGAGTTTGCACTGCAACATTGAAATCCTTGTTCGACATCAACCCATAGCGGCAGAAATGTAATACCAGCTACTTTATGTTTGGTTCTTTAGGGCTGTGACGGAGGTATACTGCTGGACGACGCAGACTTTCACGGCGGAAAAAACTGCAGTCCCAGACAGGAATTCTCCATAAGAGGGTTTGAAGTTATCAACACCATCAAAATTAAAGTTGAAGCAGCTTGTAATGGCACAGCATCTTCTGCTGGTTTCCTTGCTCTGGCCACCAGAGACGGAGTGGTCTTGGTCGGCTTGATTAATTATCATTAACCCGAATTTCTTTGCGCCACGCATCCAAATTATGAGAAGTTTACGTACAGTTCTTGAAATTAAAGGAAAGCATTGTCGGAGTGTATGCCCTAAAACAatgtatttgttttattttatgcattccttattatatgttttgtattttaataacttcttatttatctgttaaatatctatatctatataaatttgagaagggtTTTTTAGCAATAATCCTCCACACACCTTCCCACCCTCAATTCtaattttttagcattttacatttaatttatttcataaaaTATATCATGTTCACATTTGAAACACACTAAGTTTCCATTAAATAAGAATCCTACTCCAACTAACACTCCATCCTTCACACATCTTCCCACTCCAATTAATACTCCTCCAATTAACAATTTCACTCCAATTAAAACTCCTCTAATCCAATAATAAGATATAATAACATAATTTCACTAGAAACCATTATTGGCCAAATTTGAGAAGGGGTTTTTAGCAACACACCTTCACATCTACTCTTCAGATTTGAAataatttgttattttttaaaatcatttcatttcaaattgttaGTTAATGCGTATGTTATCCTACTTAAATTTCAACTCATCACATTTCCTAATTGCAATGTGTTACTTACAATTTTACTCCAATTAAAACTTCTATAAGATCATAAGAAGAGATAACAAATATAACATTCTTTTCATGCCTTCTTAATTTAAATAATAAGTAAGGGGAAATATTATTTACACTCCCATTTTTGTTATTCACACTTCCataatcattttgatcatatgattttcattaattagactatatgataaaataaatggtGGAATtgcaaattacaaaaaaaattgagtgcaaataacattttcctAAATAAGCAGTGGCTTTCGTGCCtttctaatttaaataagtaagaagtggctccaattatataggaatttgatttgaaatttattaGTGGGAGGGTAAATAAAGAGAAAATATTGCCAAACTTAGTAAAaatccgtttggattggcttgtttttcaaaaacaagtttttcaaatacaatgctaGAGTAATacacaataattcaaaaaatatctcatccatacaatatatcaaatatttcaaaaaaatttatagtaaaaatttttcatatacactggtacagtaaagtttttcaaaaacaccccaaaaaaataactaatccaaacggtaACTTAGTAATTCTAAGTAAAATGGcgaaattaaatagaaaacaaaaatgaaacgAAATAATgtcatgaatttaaaaaaataagaatggtaccattcatgaaatctaaattatgaaatcactaaatataaaaaaaaatactactgGCCTTTTCAcgtggaaaattttttttaaaagattcaTTTTTGATAATAACAATACTAATTctaccaaaaatttttaaaaagtaagaTTATAGTTTAAGAGAAAGATATAAAACATTCGACCCTAAGATActacttaatttgtatatatctgAGCCAAATTTGACCCTGATTACATTTGAATAAGCATGCAAAACCCAAACACTAAGGATATCTTTTGGTATCATTAATTATTTATGTAGTCTTATTGCTGTcttcatatgtaaatatgtattccctatgttaatatatatatatatatatatattgattgtaGTACTTGAAGGTATTATAGATATTATCagtttttcatttcaatttttaaatgcttttttatttttatattttcattatggtaggtaaagttaaatatatTGGGTCGCAGAGATATATATCTAGAGGTTAGGTGGGTGGGAGAGGGAAGGGAATGATGAGGAGTTGAAAAATGACATGAAAGGCTGAAGAAAAAAATGTGGATTACAAGGATAGGCGGAGAAAGGAGAAAATATGAAAGGGTCGCAGGGATATGAAATCTACACAAGAATGgtgtttttaataattttgaaaactatAAAAATACGTATTGCagagatttttttcaaaatctacgTTAAAGTTTATGACACATGCTAATCTAAATGCAGTTAATAATTTTAGGGGCATAAGATATGAGAaagaatttttttctaaaaattgaagaaaataaattggttataatttatttttttatattataagttTTGATATATGGGTATAACATAATATATTTTGTCGGATATTGATAAActatttttttaagaaaattctTCTCACCTTACTATCCAACCTAACCCTCTCATTAAATGCGTTAACAATTCCTTTATAATGTAAActttataaattaaaatttttttcaacatGTTAAACATACACTTCTTAAAAACTTTTAGTATATATATAGTATTCTGTAgcacaatatataaatatatacaatattattttgatttgaaatataacCCGTGCTATGCACGGATTAAAATACTAGTTAGTTATAACCGATAAAGTCTTTAGAATATTTACTGATGTGATGGTAGTCACAAGAGTTGGTGACCATGAGATATCAATCGCATTTATAGTAATATTTTTAGAATTCCCTAGTTATAGTACTAATAAAATAGGACATCTTTAGTGCGGTAAAACTAGTATACAGTTAGCCTCTGATTAAGGTAATTAGTGGTTGTTCTCATCAACCATGGTATGAAGATATCTAAgctaatgtgtagatgatttgaaGAGTTCAAATGCATTGGAGTGATTCGTTTAGAGATCCCATTAGGATATCtatctagtgccaatggtgtatCTCTAGTGAAAAATTGTGTAAGTGATCATACGACTTGAGATCACCATAGTATTTTGAATGTGAATCACTACATTTTGACTCTAATTACTTGTTACTCTTCATGAGTACCTTGAAGTGTAAAAGTTGGATATAGTGTGATGCACGTAAAGAAAATGGGTGATCAAGATAGAATTTACCACTCTGATAGAAGGAGTTGATATCCAGATGGCCACTAGTAgaaaattaaccctaaagtcGACTATTAGATAAATTGAAGAATGTCTTCAATTTAACCTAATTCAGGGTAAATTTCGGGAACTAGAAAAACTTAATTAGCCATCAGGGAATCAGCACTTATTCCTCATTCCTGACTAATTGGATATCTTTAgtgaaatgataataattaCACGGTAATTTTTCACGGAAAGGTTAGGTCAAATTCCCTTGACTAATTTCGAGGAATTGGGCAATCGCGATGTGTTGCTAGACACCGCTCGTGGTCTAGAATTATGGATTGATGTTTTATTATAAGTTATGGTAAAATAAAGTcgtttattttatctaattattaAACCATAATTATTACCAATTTATTCAGGACCTATTGGGTCACACGCAATAGAGATTTAATCCTGGATTAAAACTATGTAAATTATCAgggtttaattttaaaagaaaataaatctcAGGCCTATTTGAGTAgataagagtgaacaattatcTCTTATCTGTCAGATAACTGATAGATAGAGTTTTGTGTGATGAGAAGTCTTATCGTTTGATTTTGAATCAGATAGCAAAACTCATCATTCTATCTtattatctctctctctctccttttaaCTCCTAGGGAGAGATAGATGAGGGGCTTTGAGGGTGAAGGTAaccaaaaagggtaaaagagAGAATCTGTGAGCGTCACATACTTCGAATAAGAGCAATAAGGGCTAGCAACTTTTTCTTGCTCTTCAATACATAGTTCGTGAGACGACACAGGGTTGTTCTAGCGTGAATATCAGTAGAGGTAGGACGGTTGGACTGCTTAAGGGCTGACCATCATCAACAACACTACAGGAAGACACCGCAAGGATTAAGGTAATCCTATAACCTTCCTTTTAATGCATCATACGTAAAATTTAGGGTGATTTCTGGATAGTTTtaggaaaaaatttttattttttcgctGCATAGTGTCCCTAAAACCTAACAAGCATATCTCTTTAATCAAAAGTATATTGGTTT of Coffea arabica cultivar ET-39 chromosome 5c, Coffea Arabica ET-39 HiFi, whole genome shotgun sequence contains these proteins:
- the LOC113689747 gene encoding probable serine/threonine-protein kinase PBL7 gives rise to the protein MEAENDEYKRKERLVLVTILVFASLAIASLLVAFSYYCYIRNKVSRRLEKARKTVANEEKASSFANIQVATQKGLQVFTFKQLHSATGGFGKSNIIGHGAFGSVYRGVLQNGRKVAIKLMDSAGKQGEEEFKVEVELLSRLHSPYLLLLIGYCSESNHKLLVYEFMANGGLQEHLYPISGSNNVSSSLDWDTRLCIALEAAKGLEYLHEHVSPPVIHRDFKSSNILLDRNFHAKVSDFGLAKLGSEKVGGHVSTRVLGTQGYVAPEYALTGHLTTKSDVYSYGIVLLELLTGRVPVDMKRPPGEGVLVSWALPRLTDREKVLEIMDPRLDGQYSMKDVIQIAAIAAMCVQPEADYRPLMADVVQSLVPLVKNHRPTSRAGSCSSFHGPQSPKV
- the LOC140007778 gene encoding peroxidase 4-like; protein product: MAFRNYFVILLVTSTLVCFANGQLSANFYASTCPNLQAIVRKAMTAAVNQEQRTGASILRLFFHDCFVNGCDGGILLDDTATFKGEKTARPNNGSVRRFEVIDTIKSNVEAACKATVSCADILALAARDGVALLGGPSWTVPLGRRDARTASFSGANSQIPPPTSSLSALISRFATKGLSARDMTALSGGHTIGQARCTSFRPHIYNDTDIDPAFAAKRKANCPLSGGDNNLAPLDLQTPTKFENNYYKNLLVRRGLLHSDQELFNGGSQDALVRTYSSSEATFRSDFVAAMIKMGNISPLTGTQGEIRRNCRVVN